From Candidatus Binatus sp., the proteins below share one genomic window:
- a CDS encoding DUF2232 domain-containing protein, which translates to MTRKAVIGMIRAAALAGAFFLAGGAIPVLGGIAMLFAPAPILIFAVGRPSPNLRAIIAMLLAGAFVALLAGPIAGIGYFVSFGLATAIMCYMLERGSSFERIAGVTAAAMVAAVAAVALAFTGGPDGLIRTLHDELAQGMARGQEFYKYFGVQQTITADTQASIIATTIRLSPAFLILLAGCTALLNLRVFWRWVGPQRLPYSLFGDLSRWSAPEWMVWLLLASGFGLFIPVSGVSDLALSGFIAVAAIYFCQGLAIVGFYFHSLAVPAIVRAIIYFVVFAQPVVAGVLCIAGIFDMWIDFRRLKPPSHEAGNLGDFF; encoded by the coding sequence GTGACGCGCAAAGCTGTCATAGGGATGATTCGGGCGGCCGCGCTGGCGGGAGCATTCTTCCTCGCCGGCGGCGCGATTCCCGTGCTCGGCGGGATCGCGATGCTGTTCGCGCCGGCGCCGATCCTGATTTTCGCGGTGGGACGGCCGAGTCCGAATCTGCGCGCGATCATCGCGATGCTGCTGGCGGGCGCTTTCGTCGCGCTGCTGGCGGGTCCGATTGCCGGTATCGGGTACTTCGTCTCGTTCGGCCTCGCGACCGCGATCATGTGTTACATGCTCGAGCGCGGCAGCTCCTTCGAACGGATTGCGGGCGTCACGGCGGCTGCGATGGTCGCGGCGGTCGCAGCGGTCGCGCTGGCGTTCACCGGCGGCCCCGACGGCCTGATCAGGACGCTGCACGACGAACTCGCGCAGGGGATGGCTCGCGGGCAGGAGTTCTACAAATACTTCGGCGTCCAGCAGACGATCACCGCCGATACGCAGGCGAGCATCATCGCGACGACGATCCGGCTCAGCCCGGCGTTCCTGATCCTGCTCGCGGGATGCACCGCGCTGCTCAATCTGCGCGTTTTCTGGCGATGGGTCGGGCCGCAGCGGCTGCCCTACAGCCTGTTCGGCGATCTTTCGCGCTGGTCGGCGCCGGAATGGATGGTGTGGCTGCTGCTGGCGAGCGGGTTCGGATTGTTCATCCCGGTTAGCGGCGTGAGCGATCTGGCGCTCAGCGGCTTCATCGCGGTGGCGGCGATATATTTCTGCCAGGGGCTCGCGATCGTGGGCTTTTATTTTCATTCGCTGGCGGTGCCGGCGATCGTGCGGGCCATCATTTATTTCGTGGTATTCGCGCAGCCGGTCGTGGCCGGGGTTCTATGTATCGCCGGCATCTTCGACATGTGGATCGATTTCCGGCGGCTCAAGCCCCCCAGCCACGAAGCGGGCAACCTGGGCGATTTCTTCTAA
- the rplI gene encoding 50S ribosomal protein L9, whose product MQVILNEDLPNLGRTGDVVKVRAGYARNYLLPRKLAVEADQKNIRAFEHQKRIASRRREAKRTDAMAIKAKIEALEITIMARAGEEGKLFGSVTNIDIERAVREKGVDIERRKIVLPEPIKQLGDFTVPVKLDAEVEANLKIIVAAQAE is encoded by the coding sequence CTGCAAGTCATACTCAACGAGGATCTTCCCAACCTGGGAAGGACCGGCGACGTGGTGAAGGTCCGCGCCGGGTACGCGCGCAACTATCTGCTGCCGCGCAAGCTCGCGGTCGAGGCGGATCAGAAGAATATCCGCGCCTTCGAGCATCAGAAGCGGATCGCGTCGCGGCGCCGCGAAGCCAAACGAACCGACGCGATGGCGATCAAGGCCAAAATCGAGGCGCTCGAAATCACCATCATGGCGCGCGCCGGCGAAGAGGGGAAACTGTTCGGCTCGGTCACCAACATCGACATCGAACGCGCCGTGCGCGAGAAGGGGGTTGATATCGAGCGGCGAAAAATCGTGCTGCCAGAGCCAATCAAGCAGCTTGGCGACTTCACCGTGCCGGTCAAGCTGGACGCGGAAGTCGAAGCGAACCTCAAAATAATCGTTGCGGCGCAGGCCGAATGA
- the rpsR gene encoding 30S ribosomal protein S18, whose amino-acid sequence MADEERSERGGDRPRTEGGGGRYGGPRPDDRGEGRGGDSRGGMRRRPGGRRKVCRFCAEKSLKVDYKDVRTLASFITEGGKIVPSRTSGNCAKHQRQLAVAIKRARVIALLPFSTLGV is encoded by the coding sequence ATGGCTGACGAAGAGAGATCGGAAAGAGGCGGGGACCGACCCCGCACCGAGGGTGGCGGAGGACGCTACGGCGGACCGCGCCCGGATGATCGCGGTGAAGGCCGCGGCGGCGATAGCCGCGGCGGGATGCGCCGGCGTCCCGGCGGGCGGCGCAAAGTATGCCGCTTCTGCGCGGAAAAATCGCTCAAGGTCGATTACAAGGACGTCCGCACACTGGCCAGCTTCATCACCGAAGGCGGCAAAATCGTGCCGAGCCGCACCTCGGGCAACTGCGCCAAGCATCAACGGCAACTGGCGGTGGCGATCAAGCGCGCGCGGGTGATCGCGCTGCTGCCATTCTCGACGCTGGGAGTCTGA
- a CDS encoding glutathione S-transferase family protein, whose translation MIKLYDYLICPYGQKVRIALAEKALSYELVTVDLRLNEHRKPDFLRLNLFGRVPVLVDDDTTVYDSTVINEYLEDEYPEPPLFPAIGMSAMRARARLLEDFADSSFTPQVGQLIVEVSKPEAERDQNRVQRLHQTVERVLDYLNHELRGNNFLAGDFSVADIGFAPRMLVLSELGIDVAANNRANIDAWLKRLLERASIRNLEGVAAEAVGGG comes from the coding sequence ATGATTAAACTCTACGACTACCTCATCTGCCCGTACGGCCAGAAGGTTCGCATCGCGCTGGCCGAGAAGGCCCTGTCATACGAACTGGTCACCGTCGATTTGCGCCTGAATGAGCATCGCAAGCCCGATTTCCTGCGGCTCAACCTGTTCGGCCGCGTGCCGGTGCTGGTCGACGACGATACCACCGTCTACGACTCGACCGTGATCAACGAGTATCTCGAGGACGAGTATCCGGAGCCGCCACTGTTTCCAGCGATCGGGATGAGCGCGATGCGCGCGCGGGCGCGCCTGCTCGAGGATTTCGCCGATTCGTCATTCACGCCGCAGGTGGGCCAGTTGATCGTCGAGGTTTCCAAGCCCGAGGCGGAGCGCGACCAGAATCGCGTCCAGCGGCTGCATCAGACGGTCGAGCGCGTGCTCGACTATCTTAATCACGAACTGCGCGGAAATAATTTCCTGGCGGGTGATTTCTCCGTCGCCGACATCGGATTCGCGCCGCGGATGCTGGTGCTTTCCGAGCTCGGGATCGACGTGGCGGCGAACAATCGGGCCAATATCGACGCATGGCTGAAGCGCTTGCTCGAGCGCGCGAGCATCAGGAACCTCGAGGGCGTCGCCGCGGAGGCTGTCGGCGGCGGATAG